DNA from Grus americana isolate bGruAme1 chromosome 6, bGruAme1.mat, whole genome shotgun sequence:
CAAAGGAAATTCATTTGGTAAGCCTAGAGCAAATGAAACTTCACGTATTTTTGAGATGAAATTCAACAGCTAAGGATTGATTAACTAGTATGGTACGAGTTCATTCCACTCCTACCACCCATAGATGAAGTTCTTTGAAGCTGTTGTTTGATGCCATCAGTTCCACTGCAGCGCGGTACTGTTGAGGAGGTGTTGTTAGCTAGAGCTTTCAGAAAACCCAAGTCTGTGTACCAGTTGTATTAGAGTGTATGTTTTTGGTGGGTTACACTGTGTCCAGCAATGGCATAGGAGTACATATTTAATCTAAACCAAAGTCTCTGCATTCTTGTCTCTTAGCTATTTCTAAAAAAGTTGCAGATGATGCCTCAGTTTGGGCAGAAGGCATGATGCATGTAGCAGTAGCTGTAAGAGTCTGGACATTGCTAGATCCCACAGAGTCAGCAGGCAAAGGAAGAGATCCAGGACCGAGATAGACAAATGTCTTAAATTCCTGTTTGATAATTAGTCCTTTGGGTATTACTGTTTGCATGGCGTTTGGATTCTATGACAAGAGCATTGATTTTCGGTGGACTCTGGTGGACGCACAGACTTAGAAAGTGGGGTGGTGTCAAATGTGGCGGGCTCTCATCAGCTGTAATCAATGTCTTGCCTAGCAGCTTGTGACCATAGTTCCTTGCTTTAAATTTGGATTTGGGATTTAGTTAGGTCATCTAAAACTGCAAGTGTTGTAATGGACTGTGCAGTTCTTGGATTTGGTTGGAAAAGGACCAaagtttttggctttttttccctagatgCAGTTTGTATCAGCACTTGGATTAGGGTTTGGGAATAAAGGACTTGGAAGAGcacaggggaaaggagaggggctgtttggcttatttttgtttgcttgatgGGTACTACAGAAGCCACAAAATTAGGAGCAGGGCTGATGGCCAGCGTTAGTTCATGCCTTATGCTCTCATTTAGTGCAGAGATGAGCAATCTCAAGGTTAAGGTTTGCGTTACTTTGATGTCTACGATTAGGGTCTGAGCACGTAAAGCTGTGAGCATGCAGCTTACTGCCAGATCCAGCAATCTGAAGAGCTAGGAGGCGGCTCATGTAGAAAGTGCCAAgttacagcagcatttttcttcatggTGGTAGCCTTCTTGATGTAGGCTTTCTTAACCTCAAGCCACTGTGtggtaaaataataaatagatgTAATGTTGGAATCTGGAATTCTGACCTGTCTAATTGCAAAGACAAAATGAATAATAGGACTTCAGCTCAGTTGTGAGAGACTCTAGATGTTTAAGAAGTTCCTTATTTGCCATGCTCTGTCCAGattgcaagtatttttcttgatattttgCTATTTCAACAGAAACACACTAAGGATTTTGTGGTGATGGCAGGTGCTGACAAAAACCAGTATCCTACTGAGAATGCTTTGAATCTAAGGTTACAGAtagaaagaaacagtaaatcGATCACTTACATTCTCCACGATTCACATAAATTACAGATAATAAATACTTCCTCCCAAAGCAGACTTGTGCTCTGACAGTATCACAGAGCAAAACTTCGGTCAGCTATTGTAAATAGGGTGTGGGAAGGTGCTATATGTGTGTGTTGTGTTACACGGCGTGAACTTGGTTAGCCAGCTTTAGCCAGAAGTAAGTACTATGATTTTCAGGAGGGGCAAAATGTCACTTAATTTTGTACAGCCACAGCACTAATTGTGTCTGTCAGATACTTCTTTGCTCATCTTGAAGGAAACCAGTAAAAGTAGATGAAATTTCATTAGAAGAATTCCAGTCAATGACTGGATGATAAACAGAAGAATTCCAGTCAATGACTGGATGATCTAAGGCAGTAAGAaaaccttgtttttctttaacctacccttctttcttcctaaaaGCCGTATGCAAGGAGTTATACTTCATAATCATGTGCTAAAAACTAGCTAAAACATAGTCAAATGTATTGAGAAGAACACGTTTATTTGTCACTGGTgtattaatgctttttaaatgtgacTCTTTGTTTCCAGGCCTTTTTGCAAATGTGCAATCTGCCAATCCGGGTGGTTTGCAGGGCAAATGCCGAGTACATGTCCCCATCTGGTAAGTGTGGCCTTCATTTAGATTACTACGTTATACCTCCATTTTGATACCATGGCAACTGCGCCTTGTCTTGCCGATAACAGTCAGTCAGTGCTACTGTGTGTGGGTtgccttcccccctcctctccagTGCAATTTCTCCTCTGTAAACAATTAAAACAGTCAGATGCAAAGTAACATTGGCACAATGTGTAACCGTGACTGCAGTACCTACATACAGCATTCAGACAGTTCAAATGTCTGGTGGAAATCTTCTCTAAACTGCCTGAGAGTTGTGTCTTGAAGCAGAAAGACTTACGTTTCCAAAAGTGGTTTTATGTCACATCCAGGGAATATTCCAGTGAATGCTGTTATGTTTTCCATTGCTGGGCTGAGACAACCCTGGCGGAGTATCTTTTGTTATCCTGTCTGGGTGATGATTGCCAGGATGTTGATACAGGAGAAGATTGAAGGGTGCATTGTCACTGTAAGGGTGACAGGTGGTTTTAAATTTTCCTCTGATCCATGAGACTGGAAAAAAGTCCAAACCCACCAATAATTAAGTATTGAACGGGTACAGAGTCTGCCTTCTGCTGGAGGTGACTGGTTGCCCAGAAACCTCCAGAGGCTGGCTCCAGAAGGTTgtctaaaaatcagaaagaattgCTGAATGCAGAGCATAAAAGTCTGGTAATCCTTGCACTCCTCAGATTTTTGTTGTGTGAGAAGATACTTATTTACCAATTACTTGGCTTTGGCTGATGCCTGCCACATGGAAGTGCTTGTGAGTATATGTCTGCCAACTGCATGgattctgctgctgctactgaTATATTGGTCAAAGCAGCTGGAattatgctattaaaaaaaagaaccagtgctgggcagcagtgaaaatacagcaaaatatgAAGGTATATAAATTATTCATTAGTAAATAAAGGTAGCTTTGAAATGCTGGATCCATGCACAGAGGAGCATCTTGCACGCCCAGGAGTAGGGCTGGTGACAGTTGCATACTCTCTCTTCTCTGCCACCCGCGTGCCATGTCCATACTTGCTGGCATCTGATGTGATAATGTGGATCTGAacccttctttccttctgctgaaaacaaggagcacaagaggaaaaatgatACTGCTTCAATTTTAAATATAGGTGGAAATACACGTGTTCTTTTTGCCCTTACTCGTGGAGtccttgttatttttatttacttttcccatttcctttctttataaTATTTTGATGTTTAATGATAATTCAGAGAAGGTTTTCATttgctcccttctccctccccacctccccctgtctcacagcagcagcaggcatcGTTTTTGGGGGATGGTTATTTATCTCATAGTCGTCATACTGATGAAACCTGTTCTGAGGGAGTCAAAAGCGGAATACCAGAGGATTGTCTTGGTGTGTGAAGGACAGTCTGACTGAAACCGCTGAATTCTGTGGCTGCGTTTCCTTCTGCAGCCTGCAGCGTATGGATGCAGATGTAGCCTTTGTTGGTGTGATGCACTTCATTTATTACTCTTAGGCTGATCAAACCAGTGAGAAGTGAATTTCATGATAAAAACCATGACAGAATCTGCTGTTAGCATGACCTGTGTTTGAGCTAGGCCAAACAGTAGGTTTTTGTGTTTCAGTGAAAAGGGTGAATGTATTGCTAATAATTTGGAGTTGGGCAGGTACTGATCTTGCTCTTTGGGCTGTCTATCGAGAGCAGAGTTTGCCCACTGTGAGAGGTGGGAATGTGAGAGTGCTGTGCCCCCTGCACGGGGCAGGCTCGTTTACTGCCTTTGGGCATGAGGATGTGCTCAGTAATACAAAACATCCAGCATTTATCTCCATTTGATGGACGTTTTCAGTCACGTAAGTAATCTTAAAGGATTCAGTCTTAAATTTGAGGTTGATGTTTGTCAATTGCTTTTGGATGAAGATTTTCAGAATGACCAATGTGGTTAGGGTGGATTGGAGCAGGAGCCCTCGGCTTCACATGTTGAAAGCAGGGAAAAAGGGATATAAGGCAAATTCTGTCATTCTTTGTGGCTTGCTGTGTGTAACAGGGCTTCCTCTTGTATCTCTGCCTGCCTTAAAGCTTTGGCTCAGTTCTGCATGTAAGAAAAGTGACCAAGCAGAGAATGCGGTGCATATGGACTCGGGAGCCCTTCACACCCCCACAAGTTCCACCAGTGACACAGTCATTTCCCAGGTTCCTTTTGAGGACTGGCCGTTTTTAACCCTACTGCATGGTGGGCCCTCAGGGCTCAGCTTCATAGACTAAATGTCAAGCTTTTGTAGTATTAAGCTTTAACCCCATTTTGCTTCCATGATGATGAAGCAGCTCcttctccctgccagccccccagATCCTGAAGCTGTGGGTTTCATACTGAGAACCTGTTCCTTACCCCAGGACCATGGGGGCTCGAAAATGCCAGCTCGCGACTAGAGGGGTGACGACTGGGGCAGCCAACAGGAGGTGGCTGGCCCAGTCGTTGGAACTCTGAAGGACTGGAGGAGAGAGAGTCAAGACCCTGCCTTGCTGAGTGTGCTTTTGCACTTCCCCCTGCTTGCTTTTCTGGGCACAGGGCCACATCTCCCATCGTCCTTTCAGCAGCCCTTTCCCCGCCAGTGGGTTAGAAGGGAGGGTGGGAATGCGTTGTGTTGTAAAACTAGCCAAGGGCTCTGTCTGCTTTCCTGGGATTTCCCAGCTGTACTTCAGAGAAACATTGAATTAAGTCTTTCCAGCAAAGCAAAATccattattaaaatacaagtCAATAGATCTCAGTAAATTTGAAATACACAATTGCAAGGATTGCATGTAGAAGAGGTTCAGGAGGAAGAAGATGTTTCTTAGTACAAACGTTCGGTGGGTGAGCTGTGTATGTTACCTGtgctcatttgaaaaaaatccactgatGTTCAGGTCTACCTGCAATATctaattgctttgaaaattggAAATTATGTTTTACATGTATGAAAACCTCttactaaaatatatttctcattttacagGCAAAGTACCCTTTATTCATGTGGGAAATCAAGTAGTATCTGAACTTGGGCCCATAGTCCAGTTTGTAAAAGCCAAGGTAATAACAGGACATTGTTTTCATAATTACTGAATAGCATGTTAATTGTGCTTAGCACTGTGTTGATTTGGTGTGCTCTTCGGGAATGTTACTTAATTTGTTAGAGCAATGTAGACATCTAgttccattttaaaagaaagatattttggaATCGGAGTTTGTTGAGGTGGAAAGGTTTTCTTTGACATCTACTCAAATTCTGGAAGTAAATTCTGTGTAGGATAGCTGCAGACCAGTGCCAGGTTCTAAGACTGTTTTTCTATGTGCCCTGTCTCTGGGTCTCAGAGCTCTGAAACCCAGAACTTACTGGTTTAAATCTTGAAGTCTCAGATACTGTTTAAATTTGCCTTTGCTCCTCCCATccccaatttttaaaaacattgggTTTTTTCACTGAGCAGTCGATAAAGCTGTGTCACAGATGTAAATTTCTGTTTACTTCTTGCCACAGAGATAACAGTAACCAGGATGCTGTGTACTCAAACTGTGTTCACCAATAACTGATAATAGTCCATATTTCTTGTGGATTAGCCTTTTTACATaatgatgatttcttttttaattctaaaggACACTGTATGTAAAAATTGCACATGTAATTTGGTATTGAACTATGTAAGAGATTAGGATCTGAGCCAAAGCTCATTGACTTCAGAGGTCCTTGGGTCAGGCATTGCTGAATATTCCAATATCCTTTCTTACATATGtgtctcttccccttttttttttttcttcttttcctttccccattaGGGCCATTCTCTCAGTGATGGGTTGGATGAAGTCCAAAAAGCTGAGATGAAAGCCTACATGGAATTAGTCAATAATATGCTCTTGACAGCAGAGGTACAGCAAACCATTGTAACTCCACACACCTACATAAGTGACTAGAGGCAAGAAAGCTTCAGGATTTGTCCCTATATTGGAAATACTGCTTGTTCATAGATTAGGTCACCAACTTTTGAGGTGAAAGGAAGCAGGAATAAATTCTCTGTACCCTATAGATAGCTCGCTGAAATGTTCCTGTAGACACAAGCAACAGGTATGGTTCCCCAACCTACTTGAAGTGTGTCACGTAGCTGTAGAAGTGACCAATTTCCGTTGACGGAAAATGCCAACAGCTCCTGAGATCCTACCCCACCCCAGAGCTGGCCAGGCACCCTGCTGTCACCTTCCGCAGCGTGCATGCTCATGCGCCTGGTGGGAGGCTGGGATCCTGTGGTTCGTGTCTGTTGCCAGCTAACATGACATAACCCCGTTGTAGGAACGGCGTTAGAAATGCTGGCAAGCCCTCGGCTGAGGGCTGGCGACCTGTGCAATGTGCGCCTTCGGTCCCAGCTTGGTCCTGGTGCTGGCAAAGTAAGGACTAGCCACTGGGCTTTTGCCTtccagttttaatttcttttctacatTCAGAGGTCTaaaagaaggaatgaaatagaaatttaatctaatatagaaaagaaaattctactGGTGAGAAATTATTGTCTCTGTATTCTCCTTTATTAGGAAGTTTTAGTAACTGTTCTTTTTGTTCCTAGCTCTATCTCCAGTGGTGTGATGATGTTACAGTAGAGGAGGTGAGTGGTTCTGCAGCATTtatcttaattaaaatttaatgagAAAACACTTTTGCTCACAATTGCAAGTCCCTACTCATAAATGAAACATTGAGGTTTATACCATTAATGATACAGTCTTTTCACTTTAATTTCACTTGCATATACATTTTAGGGAAGTTGTGTCATTACTGGAGGTAGCTGACTGCAAAATAGATGTGGGTTTTGTATATGTTTCTGAAGTAATAGTTTTAAATGGTTATATATTGCGCAAACTATAAATTCTGCACAAATAATTACAGCGTATCACACAACTCGCTGTCTCTTTTACAGCTCCCTTTCTGATAGAAATGTGTGAATATTAGCTATTTTGTACATAGAAGtatctgtattttcttataACACAGAACCTTTCTGTTTCTAAACAAAGATTACTCACCCGAGGTATGGCTCCCCTTACCCGTGGCCTCTTAACCGCATTTTGTCCTATCAGAAGCAGTGGGAGGTAAGGCGAAAGATGAAAGCCATTGGATGGGCTGGCAAGACACTTG
Protein-coding regions in this window:
- the MTX2 gene encoding metaxin-2 isoform X3; this translates as MCNLPIRVVCRANAEYMSPSGKVPFIHVGNQVVSELGPIVQFVKAKGHSLSDGLDEVQKAEMKAYMELVNNMLLTAELYLQWCDDVTVEEITHPRYGSPYPWPLNRILSYQKQWEVRRKMKAIGWAGKTLEQVLEDVDQCCQALSQRLGTQPYFFNKQPTELDALVFGHLFTILTTQLITDELSEKVKNYSNLTAFCRRIEQQYFEGHDKDSSATVAARSAKRSLLR
- the MTX2 gene encoding metaxin-2 isoform X2, with the translated sequence MLKSQAIQAFLQMCNLPIRVVCRANAEYMSPSGKVPFIHVGNQVVSELGPIVQFVKAKGHSLSDGLDEVQKAEMKAYMELVNNMLLTAELYLQWCDDVTVEEITHPRYGSPYPWPLNRILSYQKQWEVRRKMKAIGWAGKTLEQVLEDVDQCCQALSQRLGTQPYFFNKQPTELDALVFGHLFTILTTQLITDELSEKVKNYSNLTAFCRRIEQQYFEGHDKDSSATVAARSAKRSLLR